A single region of the Triticum dicoccoides isolate Atlit2015 ecotype Zavitan chromosome 2B, WEW_v2.0, whole genome shotgun sequence genome encodes:
- the LOC119367498 gene encoding NDR1/HIN1-like protein 10: MWAPITATFLIYWLIYRPDRFHPRTDSAVLATFHITNDSLRYDLAVDLSLRNTQRVSILYLDVAASMYYNGTRLGPTDDALPSFRQGPKNTIVLHPAFNGVVTVDSGVVAELERERAAGTVHLRVTVSLTLMYKVLFIKDIFFYKYDCWLWFPPPSNSTPVLFYGDGTKCWRI, translated from the exons ATGTGGGCCCCGATTACTGCCACCTTCCTCATCTATTGGCTCATCTACCGCCCGGATCGCTTCCACCCACGCACGGACTCCGCCGTCCTCGCCACCTTCCACATCACCAACGACAGTCTCCGGTATGACCTCGCCGTCGACCTCAGCCTCCGGAACACGCAGCGCGTCTCAATCCTCTACCTGGACGTCGCGGCATCCATGTACTACAACGGTACCAGGCTTGGCCCCACcgacgacgcgctcccgagcttccGCCAGGGACCCAAGAACACAATT GTGTTACATCCAGCGTTCAATGGCGTGGTGACCGTGGACTCCGGTGTGGTGGCAGAGCTGGAGAGGGAGCGCGCGGCGGGGACGGTGCACCTGAGGGTCACCGTGTCGCTCACGCTCATGTACAAGGTGTTGTTCATCAAGGACATCTTCTTCTACAAGTACGACTGCTGGCTCTGGTTCCCGCCGCCGAGCAACAGCACGCCGGTGCTCTTTTACGGCGACGGCACCAAGTGCTGGCGCATTTGA
- the LOC119367499 gene encoding uncharacterized protein LOC119367499 → MRPDEETRDILCAIPKMFSMGGILEVAIKTSYEDDGEKMPLKGKVALFSCKMIVNYLYSTWLLSLLYGIYLRPYAVRPNVDAAALAAFDLAPDNMLRYDLAANITFFNDHRVWAIRFNHFSASLYFNGTKLSPPDDTFPKFKGRLRRHRTVHPVLRGRASNVSAAVAEEFSWQRAQGWFTVELRLRATLTYLVWPTRHVYYYEYDCWLPFPSNTTLAVIGGVKCSKGKRFGLS, encoded by the exons ATGCGTCCTGACGAAGAGACACGGGATATATTGTGCGCTATCCCAAAGATGTTCAGTAT GGGGGGTATACTGGAGGTTGCAATTAAAACATCATACGAAGACGATGGGGAGAAGATGCCGTTGAAGGGCAAGGTGGCCTTGTTCTCCTGCAAGATGATCGTCAACTACTTGTACTCCACGTGGCTCTTGTCGCTCCTCTATGGCATCTACCTCCGCCCGTACGCTGTCCGGCCAAACGTGGACGCCGCCGCCCTCGCGGCCTTTGACCTCGCCCCGGACAACATGCTCCGCTACGACCTCGCCGCCAACATCACCTTCTTCAACGACCACCGGGTCTGGGCCATCCGCTTCAACCACTTCTCCGCGAGCCTCTACTTCAACGGCACCAAGCTCAGCCCGCCCGACGACACCTTCCCAAAGTTCAAGGGCAGACTGCGCCGGCACCGCACCGTGCACCCCGTGCTGCGCGGCCGCGCCAGCAACGTCAGCGCCGCCGTGGCGGAGGAGTTCTCCTGGCAGCGAGCGCAGGGGTGGTTCACCGTCGAACTCAGGCTCAGGGCCACGTTGACTTATCTCGTATGGCCCACACGGCACGTCTACTACTATGAGTACGACTGCTGGCTACCTTTCCCAAGCAACACCACGCTGGCGGTGATCGGCGGCGTCAAGTGCAGCAAGGGCAAACGGTTTGGGCTTTCCTGA